One Streptomyces coeruleorubidus DNA segment encodes these proteins:
- a CDS encoding TerB family tellurite resistance protein — MLPGRGRNGHAARFSSILGTRTAWTPAGDGEFFCPGCGGDRNYQRLTGQRRFTLLGLPVLPRGEAGPVVECAACRRHFGTDVLDHPTTTRFSAMLRDAVHTVALAVLAAGGAGSRTALETAVLAVRAAGFDDCTEEQLAALVEALEADTGRITGEPCGAGLAIELHEALDPLAPHLATVGRESILLQGARIALADGPYTPAERDVLATVGAALTICSDDVTRVLAAAARTPS; from the coding sequence GTGCTGCCAGGACGGGGACGAAACGGCCATGCCGCCAGGTTTTCCAGCATCCTGGGCACCCGTACCGCGTGGACGCCCGCCGGTGACGGGGAGTTCTTCTGCCCCGGCTGCGGCGGCGACCGCAACTACCAGCGGCTGACCGGACAGCGCCGCTTCACCCTGCTCGGCCTGCCCGTGCTGCCGCGCGGCGAGGCCGGACCGGTCGTGGAGTGCGCCGCCTGCCGCCGCCACTTCGGCACGGACGTCCTCGACCATCCGACCACCACCCGCTTCTCCGCGATGCTCCGCGACGCCGTGCACACCGTCGCCCTCGCCGTGCTGGCCGCGGGCGGCGCCGGTTCCCGTACGGCGCTGGAGACCGCGGTGCTCGCTGTGCGCGCGGCCGGCTTCGACGACTGCACGGAGGAGCAGCTGGCCGCCCTCGTGGAGGCGCTGGAGGCGGACACCGGCCGGATCACCGGGGAGCCGTGCGGTGCGGGGCTGGCCATAGAGCTGCACGAGGCGCTGGACCCGCTCGCCCCGCACCTCGCCACGGTCGGCCGCGAATCGATCCTGCTCCAGGGGGCGCGTATCGCTCTGGCGGACGGGCCGTACACACCGGCCGAGCGGGACGTGCTCGCGACGGTGGGGGCGGCGCTCACCATCTGCTCGGACGACGTGACACGGGTCCTGGCCGCGGCGGCACGTACGCCGTCGTAG
- the leuA gene encoding 2-isopropylmalate synthase, producing MANRQQPSSMPIHKYGRYEQVDIPDRTWPDNRITTAPRWLSTDLRDGNQALIDPMSPARKRAMFDLLVKMGYKEIEVGFPASGQTDFDFVRSIIEEPGAIPDDVTISVLTQAREDLIERTVESLKGAKRATVHLYNATAPVFRRVVFRGSKDDIKQIAVDGTRLVMEYAEKLLGPETEFGYQYSPEIFTDTELDFALEVCEAVMDVWQPGPGREIILNLPATVERSTPSTHADRFEWMGRNLSRREHVCLSIHPHNDRGTAVAAAELALMAGADRVEGCLFGQGERTGNVDLVTLGMNLFSQGVDPQIDFSDIDEIRRTWEYCNQMEVHPRHPYVGDLVYTSFSGSHQDAIKKGFDAMEADAKAKGVTVDDIEWAVPYLPIDPKDVGRSYEAVIRVNSQSGKGGIAYVLKNDHKLELPRRMQIEFSKIIQAKTDAEGGEVTPKDIWATFRDEYLPNPENPWGRIQVKNNQSTTDTDGVDTLTVEATVDGQDTVLSGSGNGPISAFFDALQSVGIDVRLLDYQEHTMSEGASAQAASYIECAIDDKVLWGIGIDANTTRASLKAVVSAVNRATR from the coding sequence ATGGCCAACCGCCAGCAGCCCAGTTCCATGCCGATCCACAAGTACGGCCGCTACGAGCAGGTCGACATCCCGGACCGGACCTGGCCGGACAACCGCATCACCACCGCCCCCCGCTGGCTCTCCACCGACCTGCGTGACGGCAACCAGGCCCTGATCGACCCCATGTCACCCGCCCGCAAGCGCGCGATGTTCGACCTGCTGGTCAAGATGGGCTACAAGGAGATCGAGGTCGGCTTCCCGGCGTCGGGTCAGACGGACTTCGACTTCGTACGGTCGATCATCGAGGAGCCGGGGGCCATCCCCGACGACGTCACCATCTCCGTACTGACCCAGGCCCGCGAGGACCTGATCGAGCGGACCGTGGAGTCGCTGAAGGGCGCCAAGCGCGCGACCGTCCACCTCTACAACGCCACCGCCCCCGTCTTCCGCCGGGTCGTCTTCCGGGGCTCCAAGGACGACATCAAGCAGATCGCCGTCGACGGCACGCGGCTGGTCATGGAGTACGCGGAGAAGCTGCTGGGCCCGGAGACGGAGTTCGGCTACCAGTACTCGCCGGAGATCTTCACCGACACCGAGCTGGACTTCGCGCTGGAGGTCTGCGAGGCGGTCATGGACGTCTGGCAGCCCGGTCCCGGCCGCGAGATCATCCTCAACCTGCCCGCCACGGTGGAGCGTTCGACCCCGTCGACCCACGCGGACCGCTTCGAGTGGATGGGCCGCAACCTCTCCCGCCGCGAGCACGTCTGCCTGTCGATCCACCCGCACAACGACCGCGGCACGGCCGTCGCCGCCGCCGAGCTGGCCCTGATGGCCGGCGCCGACCGCGTCGAGGGCTGCCTGTTCGGCCAGGGCGAGCGCACCGGCAACGTGGACCTGGTCACCCTGGGCATGAACCTGTTCTCCCAGGGCGTCGACCCGCAGATCGACTTCTCCGACATCGACGAGATCCGTCGCACGTGGGAGTACTGCAACCAGATGGAGGTCCACCCGCGCCACCCGTACGTGGGCGACCTGGTCTACACGTCCTTCTCCGGCTCCCACCAGGACGCCATCAAGAAGGGCTTCGACGCCATGGAGGCCGACGCGAAGGCCAAGGGCGTCACCGTCGACGACATCGAGTGGGCGGTCCCCTACCTGCCCATCGACCCCAAGGACGTCGGCCGCTCCTACGAGGCGGTCATCCGGGTCAACTCGCAGTCCGGCAAGGGCGGTATCGCGTACGTCCTGAAGAACGACCACAAGCTGGAACTGCCCCGCCGGATGCAGATCGAGTTCTCGAAGATCATCCAGGCGAAGACGGACGCCGAGGGCGGCGAGGTCACGCCGAAGGACATCTGGGCGACCTTCCGGGACGAGTACCTGCCCAACCCCGAGAACCCGTGGGGCCGGATCCAGGTCAAGAACAACCAGTCGACGACCGACACCGACGGTGTGGACACGCTGACGGTGGAGGCCACGGTCGACGGCCAGGACACCGTCCTGTCCGGCTCCGGCAACGGCCCGATCTCGGCCTTCTTCGACGCGCTCCAGTCCGTCGGCATCGACGTACGCCTGCTGGACTACCAGGAGCACACGATGAGCGAGGGCGCCTCCGCGCAGGCCGCCTCCTACATCGAATGCGCGATCGACGACAAGGTCCTGTGGGGGATCGGAATCGACGCGAACACCACGCGCGCCTCGCTGAAGGCGGTCGTCTCGGCCGTCAACCGCGCGACGCGCTGA
- a CDS encoding sensor histidine kinase → MMPVQAPTTPSATWSRPAERIMAAINRDPLTAPHALRNDALLAVLTAALAVVLALLVDDGRRPDALGWALLLVSHVPLLWRRRHPVLVLLAVVACVFPYHFLDYPHTAATQAAYVALYTVAVTGRPLRTVLVGIGVITLSVSVMLTISAHEALGLLKASGWVVAVLFLGVDVRFYRQYVASIVERAERAERTREEEARRRVAEERLRIARDLHDLLAHTITLIGVQTSVAAHVLSADPERLDRETVAKALDDIAETCRSARGELRTTLEVLREHGSPDTRGPLPGLDGLTDLAEAARLAGARVEQTVRVRQAPPAVGAAAYRIVQEALTNAVRHAGPEPAVRVDLVEREGALHLSVSDDGTGPAPGGIPGFGLVGMRERARSVGGTLDAGPRADGGFEVTAVLPLTKTGTTGEGTG, encoded by the coding sequence ATGATGCCCGTGCAGGCACCCACCACACCGTCGGCGACCTGGTCGCGGCCCGCGGAGCGGATCATGGCCGCGATCAACCGCGACCCCCTGACCGCCCCGCACGCCCTCCGCAACGACGCGCTGCTCGCCGTTCTGACGGCCGCGCTCGCCGTCGTCCTCGCGCTGCTCGTCGACGACGGCCGCAGGCCCGACGCGCTCGGCTGGGCCCTGCTGCTCGTCTCCCACGTGCCGCTGCTGTGGCGCCGCCGCCATCCCGTGCTCGTCCTGCTCGCCGTGGTGGCCTGCGTCTTCCCCTACCACTTCCTCGACTACCCGCACACCGCGGCCACCCAGGCCGCGTACGTCGCCCTCTACACCGTCGCCGTCACCGGCCGGCCGCTGCGCACCGTCCTGGTCGGCATCGGCGTCATCACCCTGTCGGTGAGCGTGATGCTCACCATCAGCGCCCACGAGGCGCTGGGGCTGCTGAAGGCATCCGGTTGGGTCGTCGCCGTGCTGTTCCTCGGCGTCGACGTGCGCTTCTACCGCCAGTACGTCGCCTCCATCGTGGAACGCGCCGAACGTGCCGAACGCACCCGCGAGGAGGAGGCCCGGCGGCGGGTCGCCGAGGAGCGGCTGCGGATCGCCCGGGACCTGCACGACCTGCTCGCGCACACCATCACCCTCATCGGGGTGCAGACCTCGGTCGCCGCGCACGTGCTGTCCGCCGATCCCGAGCGGCTCGACCGGGAGACCGTGGCCAAGGCGCTGGACGACATCGCCGAGACCTGTCGCAGCGCCCGGGGCGAACTGCGTACGACGCTGGAGGTGTTGCGGGAGCACGGTTCGCCCGACACCCGCGGTCCGCTGCCCGGCCTCGACGGTCTGACCGACCTGGCCGAGGCCGCGCGGCTCGCCGGTGCCCGGGTCGAGCAGACCGTACGGGTACGGCAGGCACCGCCCGCCGTGGGCGCCGCCGCCTATCGCATCGTGCAGGAGGCGCTGACCAACGCGGTACGGCACGCGGGACCCGAACCGGCCGTCCGTGTCGACCTGGTGGAACGGGAGGGCGCCCTGCACCTGTCGGTCAGCGACGACGGCACGGGACCGGCACCGGGCGGCATCCCGGGCTTCGGGCTCGTCGGAATGCGCGAGCGGGCGCGCAGCGTGGGTGGCACACTCGACGCCGGTCCCCGTGCGGACGGCGGCTTCGAGGTGACCGCCGTACTGCCGCTGACGAAGACGGGGACCACGGGGGAGGGGACCGGATGA
- a CDS encoding MMPL family transporter, producing MGDTRKTARRRAVPWVVVGLWLAALVLVGPLAGKFAGIQQNRAVDYLPDSADSTQVARIQDRLPGGESTDLVLVYHRDGGLTDADRRTAAEQVAEVRGAHDLTGEPRGVPSEDGSTLMYPVSSTQPGQDEEARNAFVDGVREVAEGSGGLSVEVGGPGALNTDMGKVFETIDGTLLLATLAVVTVLLILIYRSPFLWLVPLAVAGVAAATAMAAGYGLHELFDVTVTGQSGGVMTVLVLGAGTDYALLLIARYREELRRHERPYDAMRTALRGCGPAILASSGTVAAGLLCLLAADLNSSSGMGPVGTIGVLAALVAMTTLLPAVLVLLGRRVFWPLIPAFGSEPRVRRSLFAAMGTSATRRPVTVLVGGGVLLGALALGTLNLSGSIKQEDSFTERPESITAMQTLAREYPERSSRPVTVIAPDERADVVLDRARETEGVAEAVPGRSGSGWTEIAVFTTASPETPAETRTIEALRAGLDTAGAYVGGPSAQQIDLADSESRDRKVIVPLVLAAVFVILVGLLRSLVAPLLLLAAVVAVWGAALGIGGLVFEPVFGFGGTDPGLGLLSFVFLVALGVDYGIFLMHRMREESVKGAEPEAAALTALRTTGGVIASAGMVLAATFAVLTTLPMVGLVELGFVIAVGVLLDTFLVRTYLVTTASVLLKRRMWWPGRLSRATERTAPPQERKPLAANAP from the coding sequence GTGGGGGACACAAGGAAGACCGCACGGCGGCGAGCCGTGCCCTGGGTGGTGGTCGGGCTGTGGCTCGCCGCCCTCGTGCTGGTCGGGCCGCTCGCCGGGAAGTTCGCCGGCATCCAGCAGAACCGCGCGGTCGACTACCTGCCCGACAGCGCCGACTCCACGCAGGTCGCGCGGATCCAGGACCGGCTCCCCGGAGGCGAGTCGACCGACCTGGTGCTCGTGTACCACCGGGACGGCGGTCTGACCGACGCCGACCGGCGCACGGCCGCCGAGCAGGTCGCCGAGGTGCGCGGCGCCCACGACCTGACCGGTGAGCCGCGGGGCGTTCCGTCCGAGGACGGCTCCACCCTGATGTACCCGGTGTCCAGCACCCAGCCGGGCCAGGACGAGGAGGCCCGGAACGCCTTCGTGGACGGCGTGCGCGAGGTCGCCGAGGGGAGCGGCGGGCTGAGCGTCGAGGTCGGCGGGCCAGGGGCGCTGAACACCGACATGGGCAAGGTGTTCGAGACGATCGACGGCACCCTGCTGCTGGCCACGCTCGCCGTCGTCACCGTCCTGCTGATCCTGATCTACCGCAGCCCGTTCCTGTGGCTGGTGCCGCTCGCCGTTGCGGGCGTCGCCGCGGCCACCGCCATGGCCGCCGGGTACGGACTCCACGAACTGTTCGACGTCACCGTCACCGGCCAGAGCGGCGGCGTGATGACCGTGCTCGTCCTCGGCGCCGGCACCGACTACGCGCTGCTGCTCATCGCCCGCTACCGCGAGGAACTACGGCGCCACGAGCGGCCGTACGACGCCATGCGCACCGCTCTGCGCGGCTGCGGGCCGGCCATCCTCGCCTCCTCCGGGACGGTCGCGGCCGGGCTGCTGTGCCTGCTGGCCGCCGACCTCAACAGCAGCAGCGGCATGGGGCCGGTCGGCACGATCGGGGTACTCGCGGCGCTGGTCGCCATGACGACCCTGCTGCCCGCCGTGCTGGTGCTGCTCGGACGGCGGGTCTTCTGGCCGCTGATCCCCGCCTTCGGCAGCGAGCCCAGGGTTCGCCGGTCGCTGTTCGCCGCGATGGGGACCTCGGCGACGCGCCGGCCCGTCACCGTACTCGTCGGTGGCGGCGTCCTGCTCGGTGCGCTCGCGCTGGGCACGCTCAACCTGTCCGGCAGCATCAAGCAGGAGGACTCCTTCACGGAGCGGCCCGAGTCGATCACCGCGATGCAGACGCTGGCGCGGGAGTATCCGGAACGCAGCAGCCGGCCGGTGACCGTCATCGCCCCCGACGAGCGGGCCGACGTGGTGTTGGACCGGGCGCGTGAGACCGAGGGTGTCGCCGAGGCGGTTCCCGGACGCAGTGGCTCGGGGTGGACCGAGATCGCGGTCTTCACGACTGCCTCGCCCGAGACCCCGGCCGAAACCCGGACCATCGAGGCCCTGCGCGCCGGGCTCGATACAGCGGGCGCCTATGTCGGCGGGCCCAGCGCCCAGCAGATCGACCTGGCCGACAGCGAGTCCCGGGACCGCAAGGTGATCGTGCCGCTGGTGCTGGCCGCCGTGTTCGTCATCCTGGTCGGTCTGTTGCGGAGTCTCGTCGCGCCGTTGCTGCTGCTGGCGGCCGTAGTGGCGGTGTGGGGCGCGGCCCTCGGCATCGGCGGGCTGGTGTTCGAGCCGGTGTTCGGCTTCGGCGGTACGGATCCCGGGCTGGGGCTGCTGTCGTTCGTGTTCCTGGTCGCCCTCGGGGTGGACTACGGCATCTTCCTGATGCACCGGATGCGGGAGGAGTCCGTGAAGGGAGCCGAACCGGAGGCGGCCGCGCTCACCGCTCTGCGGACGACCGGTGGGGTCATCGCCTCGGCGGGGATGGTGCTCGCGGCGACGTTCGCGGTGCTGACGACGCTGCCGATGGTGGGGCTGGTGGAACTCGGCTTCGTCATCGCGGTGGGGGTGCTGCTGGACACGTTCCTGGTGCGTACGTACCTGGTGACCACGGCGAGTGTGCTGCTCAAGCGGCGGATGTGGTGGCCGGGGAGGCTCTCCCGCGCGACGGAGCGGACGGCCCCGCCCCAGGAGCGGAAGCCCTTGGCCGCGAACGCCCCCTGA
- a CDS encoding response regulator transcription factor yields MTIRVLLADDQTLVREAFAMLVESARDMEVVGQAATGRQAVRLARSERADLVVMDIRMPDLDGIEATRLIAADEDLAGVRVLVLTTYDTDENIVDALRAGASGFLVKDTRPAELLDAIRTVAAGESLLSPGPTARLIERFLRSPSASRTGGPECLSGREREVLSLVARGLNNTEIAEALGLSPLTAKTHVSRIMGKLAARDRAQLVIVAYESGLVTPGSI; encoded by the coding sequence ATGACCATCCGAGTGCTGCTCGCGGACGACCAGACCCTGGTACGGGAGGCGTTCGCGATGCTCGTGGAGTCGGCACGGGACATGGAGGTCGTCGGCCAGGCCGCCACCGGCCGGCAGGCCGTGCGACTGGCCCGCAGCGAGCGCGCCGACCTCGTGGTGATGGACATCCGCATGCCCGACCTGGACGGCATCGAGGCGACCCGGCTCATCGCGGCCGACGAGGACCTCGCGGGCGTCCGCGTCCTGGTCCTCACCACGTACGACACCGACGAGAACATCGTGGACGCCCTGCGCGCCGGCGCCTCCGGCTTCCTGGTGAAGGACACCAGGCCGGCCGAACTGCTCGACGCCATCCGTACGGTCGCGGCCGGGGAGTCCCTGCTGTCGCCCGGGCCCACGGCACGGCTGATCGAGCGGTTCCTGCGCAGCCCCTCGGCATCGCGGACCGGCGGGCCGGAGTGCCTGTCCGGCCGTGAGCGGGAGGTGCTGTCACTGGTCGCGCGCGGCCTCAACAACACGGAGATAGCCGAAGCGTTGGGCCTGAGCCCGCTGACCGCGAAGACCCACGTCAGCCGCATCATGGGCAAGCTGGCGGCCCGGGACCGGGCGCAGTTGGTCATCGTCGCGTACGAGTCGGGGCTGGTGACACCGGGGAGCATCTGA